A single window of Nicotiana sylvestris chromosome 5, ASM39365v2, whole genome shotgun sequence DNA harbors:
- the LOC138868644 gene encoding uncharacterized protein yields the protein MGTDCIQYDRKCFQFQVHANMIKVPPNKLNATSSPWPFAEFVTDFVKGRIICRFEVPESIVTDTAANLNSDLMKAISHINRETPYMLVYGTEAVISAEVEIPSLRIIQEVKLSDAEWIRSCYEQLALIDGKRMNAVCNGQLYQNIMSGYFNKRVKPRQLAPGQLVLK from the exons atggggacggattgcatccagtatgaCCGCAAATGCTTCCAATTCCAAGTACATGctaatatgataaaagtgccgccaaacaagctcaatgcaacaagctcaccttggccattcgctgaGTTTGTCACAGACTTTGTCAAAGGTCGTATCATTTGCCGGTTCGAAGTTCCTGAGTCCATCGTTACTGATACTGctgccaacctcaacagtgatctgatgaaagccat ttcgcacatcaaccgggaaactccctacatgctggtttatggtactgaagcTGTCATttcagccgaggtagagattccttctttaagaattatACAGGAAGTcaaactcagcgatgcagaatggataagaagttgctatgaacaattggcccttatcgatggaaaaaggatgaatgcagtatgtaatggtcagctttatcagaatatAATGTCCGGAtatttcaacaaaagggtcaaaccaaggcaactTGCGCCAGGACAGCTGGTGCTGAAgtag